One region of Caldimonas thermodepolymerans genomic DNA includes:
- a CDS encoding C4-dicarboxylate TRAP transporter substrate-binding protein, which yields MKLTHRAKHCLLALGLGLAATSALAQQRINVNIGSSHPTTNIWAYAMKEVFQPEVDRILKAAGGKYEIRWREAYGGTLYKFTDTRAAVKDGIVDVGMVGTLWENSAMPLQNVTYFTPFATTNHELLIEIFDKLNTTVPALRDSWAAQNMVPLSSLITDSYDIYATFPIRTMADLQNKKINAPGTSANWLNGTGATPVDGALTTYYTNIQTGVTQGALSFASGIGPARVYEVAKHLTRIDIGSMYFGAVAVNKRFFERLPKEVQDAFVQAGRATSKAHGEHVTKVANAAMETMKAAGLQLSDLSAEEKQKWVKSLPNIVQPWLQATGENGKAVLKAYFDELRARGVKPLRDWDRENL from the coding sequence ATGAAACTCACGCACCGCGCCAAGCACTGCCTGCTGGCCCTGGGCCTGGGGCTGGCCGCCACGTCCGCCCTGGCCCAGCAACGCATCAACGTCAACATCGGCTCGAGCCACCCGACCACCAACATCTGGGCCTACGCGATGAAGGAGGTGTTCCAGCCCGAGGTGGACCGCATCCTCAAGGCAGCCGGCGGCAAGTACGAGATCCGCTGGCGCGAGGCCTACGGCGGCACGCTGTACAAGTTCACCGACACCCGCGCCGCGGTGAAGGACGGCATCGTCGACGTCGGCATGGTCGGCACGCTGTGGGAGAACTCGGCGATGCCGCTGCAGAACGTCACCTACTTCACGCCGTTCGCCACCACCAACCACGAGCTGCTGATCGAGATCTTCGACAAGCTCAACACGACGGTGCCGGCACTGCGTGACAGCTGGGCCGCGCAGAACATGGTGCCGCTGTCGTCGCTGATCACCGACAGCTACGACATCTACGCCACGTTCCCGATCCGCACGATGGCCGATCTCCAGAACAAGAAGATCAACGCCCCGGGCACCTCGGCGAACTGGCTCAACGGCACCGGCGCGACCCCGGTCGACGGCGCGCTGACCACCTACTACACCAACATCCAGACCGGCGTGACCCAGGGCGCGCTGTCGTTCGCCAGCGGCATCGGCCCGGCACGCGTCTACGAGGTCGCCAAGCACCTGACGCGCATCGACATCGGCTCGATGTACTTCGGCGCGGTGGCAGTCAACAAGCGGTTCTTCGAGCGCCTGCCCAAGGAAGTGCAGGACGCCTTCGTCCAGGCCGGCCGCGCCACCTCCAAGGCGCACGGCGAGCACGTGACCAAGGTCGCCAACGCCGCGATGGAGACCATGAAGGCTGCCGGCCTGCAGCTCTCGGACCTGTCTGCCGAGGAGAAGCAGAAGTGGGTCAAGAGCCTGCCCAACATCGTGCAGCCCTGGCTGCAGGCCACCGGCGAGAACGGCAAGGCGGTGCTCAAGGCCTACTTCGACGAACTGCGCGCCCGTGGCGTGAAGCCGCTGCGCGACTGGGACCGCGAGAACCTGTGA
- a CDS encoding TetR/AcrR family transcriptional regulator, with amino-acid sequence MPILKNPEPSKPGRRKAEAAPAPARRRLSVSERERQIVDGAIQFFAENGLGGQLRDLAKSIGVTHALLYHYFPTKQALIDRVYVEVFEGRWRDSWEQVLDDPRMDIEDKLTAFYTDYVNNGLSREFVRILMFSGLMDHTITDRFFAMLRDRLFPRLIRETRRFRGSTSRARPSERELELLMGLHGGMYYIAIRRWIYGQDVHSEAMHETCDEALVRDRVRSYLTSSRELFADERPARAPRTATGSSSRKRTKA; translated from the coding sequence GTGCCCATCCTGAAAAACCCTGAACCCTCGAAGCCCGGCCGCCGCAAGGCCGAGGCGGCGCCCGCCCCTGCGCGCCGGCGTCTGAGCGTGTCGGAGCGCGAGCGCCAGATCGTCGACGGCGCGATCCAGTTCTTCGCGGAAAACGGGCTGGGCGGGCAGCTGCGCGACCTGGCCAAGAGCATCGGCGTCACGCACGCCCTGCTCTACCACTACTTCCCCACCAAGCAGGCGCTGATCGACCGGGTCTACGTGGAGGTGTTCGAAGGCCGCTGGCGCGACAGCTGGGAGCAGGTGCTCGACGACCCGCGCATGGACATCGAGGACAAGCTCACCGCGTTCTACACGGACTACGTGAACAACGGGCTGTCACGCGAGTTCGTGCGCATCCTGATGTTCTCGGGCCTGATGGACCACACCATCACCGACCGCTTCTTCGCGATGCTGCGCGACCGCCTGTTCCCGCGCCTGATCCGCGAGACGCGGCGCTTCCGCGGCAGCACCTCGCGTGCACGCCCCAGCGAACGCGAGCTGGAGCTGCTGATGGGACTGCACGGCGGCATGTACTACATCGCGATCCGGCGCTGGATCTACGGCCAGGACGTGCACAGCGAGGCGATGCACGAGACCTGCGACGAAGCCCTGGTGCGCGACCGCGTGCGCAGCTACCTGACGAGCAGCCGCGAGCTGTTCGCCGACGAACGGCCGGCACGCGCGCCGCGCACCGCGACCGGATCGTCATCCCGGAAAAGAACCAAAGCGTAG
- a CDS encoding CoxG family protein, which produces MKTRVLHRMELNGDVLVAAPRDQVWNALNDTAVLARCIPGCEEMEALGETERRARVAVKVGPVRARFTGHVRLLDVRPGEGCTLQFEGSGGAAGMARGQSTLQLSDDPEGTRVSYTAQATVGGKLGQVGGRLIDAAAMQMADQFFQALRREFQPPAAELAAPAPAVDAAPAAPEAAALPAPGPAAAAVPAALAAPSTTPASEGVRVLWFAMGVLSTAIGVWLGATLFG; this is translated from the coding sequence GTGAAAACCCGGGTGCTGCACCGGATGGAACTGAACGGAGACGTCCTCGTCGCGGCCCCGCGCGACCAGGTCTGGAATGCCCTCAACGACACGGCGGTGCTGGCGCGCTGCATCCCCGGCTGCGAGGAAATGGAGGCGCTCGGCGAGACCGAGCGCCGTGCCCGGGTGGCTGTGAAGGTGGGGCCGGTGCGCGCGCGCTTCACCGGCCACGTGCGCCTGCTCGACGTACGCCCCGGCGAGGGATGCACGCTGCAGTTCGAGGGCTCCGGCGGCGCGGCCGGCATGGCGCGCGGCCAGTCCACGCTGCAGCTGTCGGACGACCCCGAAGGCACGCGGGTGAGCTACACCGCGCAGGCCACGGTGGGCGGCAAGCTCGGGCAGGTGGGCGGCCGGCTGATCGATGCGGCTGCGATGCAGATGGCCGACCAGTTCTTCCAGGCGCTGCGCCGCGAGTTCCAGCCGCCGGCGGCCGAACTGGCGGCACCGGCTCCTGCCGTGGACGCCGCGCCCGCGGCGCCCGAGGCCGCCGCCTTGCCCGCGCCGGGCCCTGCGGCCGCCGCGGTGCCGGCCGCCTTGGCGGCGCCGTCCACGACGCCGGCCTCCGAAGGGGTGCGCGTGCTGTGGTTCGCCATGGGCGTGCTGTCCACCGCCATCGGCGTGTGGCTGGGCGCGACGCTGTTCGGCTGA
- a CDS encoding FAD binding domain-containing protein — MKAAAFDYVKADSVAQVIELLQQHGDDARVLAGGQTLLATLNMRLSEPALLIDINGLAALRGIERQGEVLRIGALVTHAEIERSELVARHAPLLAQAAPHIAHRAIRNRGTWGGSLAYADPAAEWPACLLALGGTVVVQGPGGVRRIAADDFFLGLYTTALAPDEIVIAGEVPVAREGQWQGMTQLARRHGDYAVVGLAATAQRRGAALASVRLAFMGVAATPWRARRTEELLEGREPDDATLAMAAASLRAEIEPLPDLTHSSETKRHLAGVLLQRLLACARRDSEG, encoded by the coding sequence GTGAAGGCAGCTGCGTTCGACTATGTGAAGGCGGACTCGGTCGCGCAGGTGATCGAGCTGCTGCAGCAGCACGGGGACGACGCGCGCGTGTTGGCCGGAGGGCAGACCCTGCTGGCCACGCTCAACATGCGCCTGTCCGAGCCGGCGCTGCTGATCGACATCAACGGCCTGGCGGCGCTGCGGGGCATCGAGCGGCAGGGCGAGGTGCTGCGCATCGGCGCGCTCGTCACGCATGCGGAGATCGAGCGCAGCGAGCTGGTGGCGCGCCATGCACCGCTCCTGGCCCAGGCGGCACCGCACATCGCCCACCGGGCGATCCGCAACCGCGGCACCTGGGGCGGATCGCTGGCCTATGCCGACCCGGCCGCCGAATGGCCGGCCTGCCTGCTCGCGCTGGGCGGCACGGTGGTGGTGCAGGGGCCGGGCGGCGTGCGCCGCATCGCGGCCGACGACTTCTTCCTCGGGCTGTACACCACGGCGCTGGCGCCGGACGAGATCGTCATCGCCGGCGAGGTGCCCGTGGCCCGCGAAGGCCAGTGGCAGGGCATGACGCAGCTGGCGCGCCGGCACGGCGACTATGCGGTCGTGGGGCTGGCCGCCACCGCACAGCGCCGCGGCGCGGCGTTGGCCTCGGTGCGGCTGGCCTTCATGGGCGTGGCCGCGACGCCGTGGCGTGCGCGCCGCACCGAGGAGCTGCTCGAGGGCCGCGAGCCCGACGACGCGACGCTGGCGATGGCCGCGGCCAGCCTGCGCGCCGAGATCGAGCCGCTGCCCGACCTCACCCATTCCAGCGAGACCAAGCGCCACCTGGCCGGCGTGCTGCTGCAGCGCCTGCTGGCCTGTGCGCGCCGCGATTCCGAAGGCTGA
- a CDS encoding (2Fe-2S)-binding protein, translating into MADTRTIQVTVNGRPHRCQVEPRTHLVDFLRDELGLKGSHLGCEHGVCGACTVELDGRIVRGCLTLAVQADGAQVQTIEGVSESGVIRDLQQAFVAHNALQCGFCTPGMLMAAKELVETRPEATRAEVREWISGNYCRCTGYHAIVDAVCDVLHQRKEARS; encoded by the coding sequence ATGGCAGACACCCGCACCATCCAGGTCACCGTCAACGGGCGCCCGCACCGTTGCCAGGTCGAACCGCGCACGCACCTGGTCGACTTCCTGCGCGACGAGCTCGGCCTCAAGGGCAGCCACCTGGGCTGCGAGCATGGCGTCTGCGGCGCCTGCACCGTCGAGCTGGACGGCCGCATCGTGCGCGGTTGCCTGACGCTGGCCGTGCAGGCCGACGGCGCGCAGGTGCAGACCATCGAGGGCGTCAGCGAGTCGGGCGTGATCCGCGACCTGCAGCAGGCCTTCGTCGCGCACAACGCGCTGCAGTGCGGGTTCTGCACGCCCGGCATGCTGATGGCGGCCAAGGAACTGGTCGAGACCCGGCCCGAGGCGACGCGCGCCGAGGTGCGCGAATGGATTTCCGGCAATTACTGCCGCTGCACCGGCTACCACGCCATCGTCGACGCGGTGTGCGACGTGCTGCACCAGCGCAAGGAGGCACGCTCATGA
- a CDS encoding xanthine dehydrogenase family protein molybdopterin-binding subunit — protein MKRDVVNLEPGVESTPPIAPVTEDPRYIGARLPRHGIERLTQGQGQYVDDIELPRLAHVVYWRSPVAHMRIKGIDDRIARSMPGVLMVATGQDLAKVCKPWVAVLGHLTGMKSAPQYPLAVERACWQGEPVVAVVAETRAQAEDALQHLVVDWEELPLTVEMERALAPDEPVIHPELGDNVCFSRRLDVGEVDRVFAEADVVAETTFEFGRHTGVTLEPRSQIAHWQPAEQRLTVYHSCQAPHMMQDLYARQFDLPAHAVRVICKDVGGSFGVKVHAYPDDFATVALSMLLGRPVKFVADRLESFTSDIHARHHRVKGRIAVNRDGEILGFEIDDLTGIGPYSMFPRTSAIEGNQVVNLVGGPYRHQHYRAQLHVVFQNKTPTCQYRGVGHPIACAVTEGLVDLAAQRIGMDPLEIRARNVIPDDAYPATGASGIKLEVLSHEACLRKLREMMNYDALRAEQAALRKQGIWRGIGLATVIELTNPSAAFYGIGGARIASQDGATVRLNPEGHVTVLVGVGEQGQGTEAIYRQIAADAVGVDIDQVRVITGDTDVTPYGGGTWASRGAGIGGEAVLLAGQALRGNILKTAAVILNREAGQLGLHRGQVVDAVTGEALLPLSEVGRIAYFRTDTLPQGFTPELMVTRHYAQRDYPFIFTNGVQASYVEVDPDTGFVTLLKHWAVEDCGRVLNPMLVDEQMRGAIVQGIGGALYEECLYDEQGQMLNANMADYLVPMAAEMPDIEVAHVMTPTRSSRLGAKGAGEAGTAGAPAAVMNAINDALAPFGAHVHSQPITPEKILRALGKVK, from the coding sequence ATGAAGCGCGACGTCGTCAACCTGGAGCCCGGGGTCGAGTCCACGCCGCCGATCGCGCCGGTCACCGAGGACCCGCGCTACATCGGCGCGCGCCTGCCGCGCCACGGCATCGAACGCCTGACGCAGGGGCAGGGGCAGTACGTCGACGACATCGAGCTGCCGCGCCTGGCGCACGTGGTGTACTGGCGCAGCCCGGTCGCGCACATGCGCATCAAGGGCATCGACGACCGCATCGCGCGCTCGATGCCGGGCGTGCTGATGGTGGCCACCGGGCAGGACCTGGCCAAGGTGTGCAAGCCCTGGGTCGCGGTGCTCGGGCACCTGACCGGCATGAAGTCCGCCCCGCAATACCCGCTGGCGGTGGAGCGCGCCTGCTGGCAGGGCGAGCCGGTGGTCGCGGTGGTGGCCGAGACGCGCGCGCAGGCCGAGGACGCGCTGCAGCACCTGGTGGTCGACTGGGAGGAACTGCCGCTGACCGTGGAGATGGAGCGCGCGCTGGCCCCGGACGAGCCGGTCATCCATCCCGAGCTGGGCGACAACGTCTGCTTCAGCCGCCGGCTGGACGTCGGCGAGGTGGACCGCGTGTTCGCCGAGGCCGACGTGGTGGCCGAGACCACCTTCGAGTTCGGCCGCCACACCGGCGTGACGCTGGAGCCGCGCTCGCAGATCGCGCACTGGCAGCCGGCCGAGCAGCGCCTGACGGTCTACCACTCGTGCCAGGCGCCGCACATGATGCAGGACCTGTACGCGCGGCAGTTCGACCTGCCGGCGCACGCGGTACGCGTGATCTGCAAGGACGTCGGCGGCTCGTTCGGCGTGAAGGTGCACGCCTACCCGGACGACTTCGCCACCGTCGCGCTGTCCATGCTGCTGGGGCGCCCGGTGAAGTTCGTCGCCGACCGGCTGGAGAGCTTCACCAGCGACATCCACGCGCGGCACCACCGCGTCAAGGGGCGCATCGCGGTCAACCGCGACGGGGAGATCCTCGGCTTCGAGATCGACGACCTCACCGGCATCGGGCCGTACTCGATGTTCCCGCGCACCAGCGCGATCGAGGGCAACCAGGTGGTCAACCTGGTCGGCGGGCCTTACCGGCACCAGCACTACCGCGCGCAGCTGCACGTGGTGTTCCAGAACAAGACGCCCACCTGCCAGTACCGCGGCGTGGGCCACCCGATCGCCTGCGCGGTGACCGAAGGGCTGGTGGACCTGGCCGCGCAGCGCATCGGCATGGACCCGCTGGAGATCCGCGCGAGGAACGTGATCCCGGACGATGCCTACCCGGCCACCGGCGCCTCGGGGATCAAGCTCGAGGTGCTGTCGCACGAGGCCTGCCTGCGCAAGCTGCGCGAGATGATGAACTACGACGCGCTGCGCGCCGAGCAGGCGGCGCTGCGCAAGCAGGGCATCTGGCGCGGCATCGGCCTGGCCACCGTGATCGAGCTGACCAACCCGAGCGCAGCGTTCTACGGCATCGGCGGCGCGCGCATCGCGTCGCAGGACGGCGCGACCGTGCGGCTCAACCCCGAAGGCCACGTCACCGTGCTGGTCGGCGTGGGCGAGCAGGGGCAGGGCACCGAGGCGATCTACCGCCAGATCGCGGCCGACGCGGTCGGGGTGGACATCGACCAGGTGCGCGTGATCACCGGCGACACCGACGTGACGCCCTACGGCGGCGGCACCTGGGCCTCGCGCGGCGCGGGCATCGGCGGCGAGGCGGTGCTGCTGGCCGGCCAGGCGCTGCGCGGGAACATCCTCAAGACCGCGGCGGTGATCCTGAACCGCGAGGCGGGGCAGCTCGGCCTGCACCGCGGCCAGGTGGTCGACGCCGTCACCGGCGAGGCGCTGCTGCCGCTGTCGGAGGTCGGCCGCATCGCCTACTTCCGCACCGACACGCTGCCGCAGGGCTTCACGCCCGAGCTGATGGTCACGCGCCACTACGCGCAGCGCGACTACCCGTTCATCTTCACCAACGGCGTGCAGGCCTCCTACGTCGAGGTGGACCCGGACACCGGGTTCGTGACGCTGCTCAAGCACTGGGCGGTGGAGGACTGCGGGCGGGTGCTGAACCCGATGCTGGTCGACGAGCAGATGCGCGGCGCGATCGTGCAGGGCATCGGCGGCGCGCTGTACGAGGAGTGCCTCTACGACGAGCAGGGGCAGATGCTCAACGCCAACATGGCCGACTACCTGGTGCCGATGGCCGCCGAGATGCCCGACATCGAGGTCGCCCACGTGATGACGCCCACGCGCAGCTCGCGCCTGGGTGCCAAGGGGGCCGGCGAGGCCGGCACCGCGGGGGCGCCGGCGGCCGTGATGAACGCGATCAACGACGCGCTGGCCCCGTTCGGTGCGCACGTGCACTCGCAGCCCATCACCCCCGAGAAGATCCTGCGAGCGCTGGGCAAGGTGAAGTGA
- a CDS encoding PhoX family protein, which produces MSHLTDRARAAAAAAQGRPDHVTVPGQMFDEVLASARVRRRTLLRGGLGASMAAIFGGGLLSACGGGGDDTPETSYAVGFRAVPPQVGDQVRVPEGYTVDVLFSAGDAVLAGATGYAGPFLGAAEAEQVAGGNHDGMHYYELPGQDPNRRGLLAINHELPDFGILFPGGSYDAASATDEQKLIALSAVGVSVIEVEKDADGHWRVVADSPYNRRYTGNTVYRVSGPAAAVVGPTVVGTLNNCSSGPTPWGTYLTCEETTDNYLDPTQAPEGYGWVVEIDPYGELDGLPVKRTALGRFDHENTACLLGRDNHLAFYMGDDGTPGCIYKFVPRGRYDPGRRAANAMLLDEGTLYVARFNADGTGEWIELVQGRNGLVPGAVDPGNVTQGAQAPATIDFHSQADVLVHTKAAARVAGGTLMDRPEWITVGPDGRIYVTLTNNGGRQVTDAANPRPGNRHGHIIRWTEQDGSPLATRFEWEIFLLAGDPRLADEHLQGDIQGDTFSSPDGIRVDPQGRLWVQTDASTGSSITGTFGNNAMYCIDQATRVSRRFLVGPDGCEITGLAYTPDLKTFFVNIQHPTGAWPSNQPGQDPGLPPRSSTIVVQRSDGRPVGA; this is translated from the coding sequence ATGTCCCATCTCACCGACCGTGCCCGTGCCGCTGCTGCCGCGGCCCAGGGGCGTCCCGACCATGTCACCGTGCCCGGCCAGATGTTCGACGAGGTGCTGGCCTCGGCCCGCGTCCGGCGCCGTACGCTGCTGCGCGGCGGGCTCGGCGCATCGATGGCGGCGATCTTCGGCGGCGGGCTGCTGAGCGCCTGCGGCGGTGGCGGCGATGACACGCCCGAAACCTCCTACGCGGTCGGGTTCCGCGCGGTGCCGCCGCAGGTCGGCGACCAAGTCCGGGTGCCCGAGGGCTACACCGTCGACGTGCTGTTCTCGGCGGGCGACGCCGTGCTGGCCGGCGCGACCGGCTATGCCGGCCCGTTCCTCGGCGCGGCGGAGGCGGAGCAGGTCGCCGGCGGCAACCACGACGGCATGCACTACTACGAGCTGCCCGGGCAGGACCCGAATCGCCGCGGGCTGCTGGCGATCAACCACGAGCTGCCCGACTTCGGGATCCTCTTTCCCGGCGGCAGCTACGACGCGGCCAGCGCGACCGACGAACAGAAGCTCATCGCGCTGTCGGCCGTGGGCGTGTCGGTCATTGAGGTCGAGAAGGACGCGGACGGGCACTGGCGCGTCGTCGCGGACTCGCCGTACAACCGCCGCTACACCGGCAACACGGTCTACCGCGTCAGCGGCCCCGCCGCCGCGGTCGTCGGCCCCACGGTGGTGGGCACGCTGAACAACTGCTCCAGCGGCCCGACGCCCTGGGGCACCTACCTCACCTGCGAGGAGACCACCGACAACTACCTCGACCCGACCCAGGCGCCGGAGGGCTACGGCTGGGTGGTCGAGATCGATCCGTACGGCGAGCTGGACGGCCTGCCGGTCAAGCGCACCGCGCTGGGCCGCTTCGACCACGAGAACACCGCCTGCCTGCTGGGCCGCGACAACCACCTGGCCTTCTACATGGGCGACGACGGCACGCCGGGCTGCATCTACAAGTTCGTGCCCCGTGGCCGCTACGACCCGGGCCGGCGGGCCGCCAATGCCATGTTGCTCGACGAAGGCACGCTGTACGTCGCGCGGTTCAACGCCGACGGCACGGGCGAGTGGATCGAGCTGGTGCAGGGACGCAACGGGCTGGTGCCTGGCGCGGTCGACCCGGGCAACGTGACGCAGGGGGCGCAGGCGCCGGCGACCATCGACTTCCACTCCCAGGCCGACGTGCTCGTCCACACCAAGGCGGCGGCCCGGGTGGCGGGCGGCACGCTGATGGACCGGCCCGAATGGATCACGGTGGGGCCGGACGGGCGCATCTACGTGACGCTCACCAACAACGGCGGCCGCCAGGTGACCGACGCGGCCAACCCGCGTCCGGGCAACCGCCACGGCCACATCATCCGCTGGACCGAGCAGGACGGCTCGCCGCTGGCCACCCGCTTCGAGTGGGAGATCTTCCTGCTCGCCGGCGACCCGCGGCTGGCCGACGAACACCTGCAGGGCGACATCCAGGGCGACACCTTCTCCAGCCCGGACGGCATCCGCGTCGACCCGCAGGGGCGGCTGTGGGTGCAGACCGACGCGAGCACCGGCAGCTCGATCACCGGCACCTTCGGCAACAACGCGATGTACTGCATCGACCAGGCCACGCGCGTCTCGCGCCGCTTCCTGGTGGGGCCCGACGGCTGCGAGATCACCGGGCTGGCCTACACGCCGGACCTGAAGACATTCTTCGTCAACATCCAGCATCCGACCGGTGCCTGGCCGTCCAACCAGCCGGGGCAGGACCCGGGGCTGCCGCCACGCTCGTCGACCATCGTCGTGCAGCGCAGCGACGGGCGGCCGGTGGGCGCCTGA
- a CDS encoding BPSS1780 family membrane protein encodes MKLRLVPARQGALWVRQAFRVFFRQPLAFSALFFLFVIAVFLLLMLSYVGMVVMLTLLPAATLGFMIATRQSEAGRFPLPNVFLQPFRGPGERTRGLIQLGAGYAVASVLLMGLADLIDGSSFTELPGPGVLGGAEETAEVAQPPGGLLLRLLLALPLSIAFWHAPALVHWGGVSPGKSVFFSLVACWRNRGAFLVYGLTWAAVVALFAVMSTLVFSLLSTPQLASLAALPAALMFSTVFYVSLYYTFADCFELPAGEGGQG; translated from the coding sequence ATGAAACTCCGTCTGGTGCCGGCCCGCCAGGGTGCGCTCTGGGTGCGGCAGGCCTTCCGCGTGTTCTTCCGCCAGCCGCTGGCCTTCTCGGCGCTGTTCTTCCTGTTCGTCATCGCCGTCTTCCTGCTGCTGATGCTGTCCTACGTCGGCATGGTGGTGATGCTGACGCTGCTGCCGGCCGCCACGCTGGGCTTCATGATCGCGACCCGGCAGTCCGAGGCCGGACGCTTCCCGCTGCCCAACGTCTTCCTGCAGCCCTTTCGCGGGCCGGGCGAGCGCACCCGCGGCCTGATCCAGCTGGGCGCGGGCTATGCGGTCGCCTCGGTGCTGCTGATGGGACTGGCCGACCTGATCGACGGCAGCAGCTTCACCGAGCTGCCGGGCCCCGGCGTGCTCGGCGGTGCAGAAGAGACGGCCGAGGTGGCTCAGCCGCCCGGCGGGCTGTTGCTGCGCCTGCTGCTGGCACTGCCGCTGAGCATCGCGTTCTGGCACGCGCCGGCGCTGGTGCACTGGGGCGGGGTCTCGCCCGGCAAGTCGGTCTTCTTCAGCCTGGTCGCCTGCTGGCGCAACCGCGGCGCCTTCCTGGTCTACGGCCTGACCTGGGCCGCGGTGGTGGCGCTGTTCGCGGTGATGTCGACGCTGGTGTTCTCGCTGCTGTCGACGCCCCAGCTCGCCTCGCTGGCCGCGCTGCCCGCGGCGCTGATGTTCTCGACCGTGTTCTACGTGTCGCTGTACTACACCTTCGCCGACTGCTTCGAGCTGCCCGCCGGCGAAGGCGGCCAGGGCTGA
- a CDS encoding homoserine kinase, whose translation MAVFTPVTPDDAAALARRLDLGTLTELRGIQSGIENTNYFLTTDRGEYVLTLFERLTFEQLPFYLHLMKHLAQRGIPVPEPKGDASGEILHALYGKPTAVVDKLRGQHQLAPDQRHCEQVGAMLARMHLAGRDYPRHQPNLRGLAWWTETVPVVLPYLEPAQAELIQDELAFQQALAASPAYAQLPRGPIHADLFRDNVMFEGDTLTGFFDFYFAGVDTWLFDIAVCLNDWCVDLATGRLDEQRAQAFCNAYDRVREITHDECRLLPALMRAGALRFWISRLWDYHLPRDAQMLKAHDPAHFERILRERRAQPWHYLRG comes from the coding sequence ATGGCTGTCTTCACGCCCGTAACCCCCGACGACGCCGCCGCGCTCGCCCGGCGCCTGGACCTCGGCACGCTCACCGAGCTGCGCGGCATCCAGTCCGGGATCGAGAACACCAACTACTTCCTCACCACCGACCGCGGCGAGTACGTGCTGACGCTGTTCGAGCGCCTGACCTTCGAGCAGCTGCCGTTCTACCTGCACCTGATGAAGCACCTGGCGCAGCGCGGCATCCCGGTGCCCGAGCCCAAGGGCGACGCCAGCGGCGAGATCCTGCATGCGCTGTACGGCAAGCCGACGGCGGTGGTGGACAAGCTGCGCGGCCAGCACCAGCTGGCCCCGGACCAGCGCCATTGCGAGCAGGTCGGCGCGATGCTGGCGCGCATGCACCTGGCGGGCCGGGATTACCCGCGCCACCAGCCCAACCTGCGCGGGCTGGCCTGGTGGACCGAGACCGTGCCGGTGGTGCTGCCCTACCTGGAACCGGCCCAGGCCGAGCTGATCCAGGACGAGCTGGCGTTCCAGCAGGCGCTGGCGGCCTCCCCCGCCTACGCCCAGCTGCCGCGCGGGCCGATCCATGCCGACCTGTTCCGCGACAACGTGATGTTCGAGGGCGACACCCTGACCGGGTTCTTCGACTTCTACTTCGCCGGCGTGGACACCTGGCTGTTCGACATCGCGGTGTGCCTGAACGACTGGTGCGTGGACCTCGCCACCGGCCGGCTGGACGAGCAGCGCGCGCAGGCCTTCTGCAACGCCTACGACCGCGTGCGCGAGATCACCCACGACGAATGCCGGCTGCTGCCGGCGCTGATGCGCGCCGGGGCGCTGCGCTTCTGGATCTCGCGGCTGTGGGACTACCACCTGCCGCGCGACGCGCAGATGCTCAAGGCACACGACCCGGCGCACTTCGAGCGCATCCTGCGCGAGCGGCGCGCCCAGCCCTGGCACTACCTGCGCGGCTGA
- a CDS encoding DUF2782 domain-containing protein translates to MTRFPCLAAGAALLVLWSATARAQEAAPSGPPEPAVQHVVIEDDRARIEELRVRGQNQRITVQPKQGGKPYEVLPADGSRDMSSESTRGAAGQRVWHLFSF, encoded by the coding sequence ATGACGCGCTTTCCTTGCCTGGCCGCCGGTGCCGCCCTGCTCGTGCTGTGGTCCGCCACGGCCCGCGCGCAGGAGGCCGCGCCTTCCGGTCCGCCCGAACCCGCCGTGCAGCACGTGGTGATCGAGGACGACCGGGCGCGCATCGAGGAACTGCGCGTGCGCGGCCAGAACCAGCGCATCACCGTGCAGCCCAAGCAAGGCGGCAAGCCCTACGAGGTGTTGCCGGCCGACGGCAGCCGCGACATGTCCTCGGAGTCCACGCGCGGCGCCGCCGGCCAGCGCGTATGGCACCTGTTCTCGTTCTGA